In uncultured Cohaesibacter sp., a genomic segment contains:
- a CDS encoding peptidoglycan-binding domain-containing protein, which yields MLKAAAIAGVSLSALVLCFSYSANAQQMTDTATPQRSGGTMQVAASDSIEAEKLRWERDFALWQQVEKDHVVEEYNAYLHMFPTGEFAEIAKERIKQLTAKKFESSTPSAAQPTKKASADDEAMFMTEMEALEIQARLTSIGYDTGSIDGVLGRHTRRAIFTWQRDNQLPMSGFISFEQMESLSSQSEAHYTEWLSEHGHENSRLRLLVEKQNAQRSN from the coding sequence ATGTTGAAAGCCGCCGCTATAGCAGGAGTTTCGCTGTCGGCCCTTGTATTGTGTTTTTCTTACAGTGCAAATGCGCAGCAGATGACTGATACGGCCACCCCTCAAAGAAGCGGGGGGACTATGCAGGTTGCCGCAAGCGATTCGATCGAAGCTGAAAAACTACGTTGGGAGCGAGATTTCGCGCTTTGGCAACAAGTTGAAAAAGACCATGTTGTTGAAGAGTATAATGCCTATCTGCACATGTTCCCAACCGGTGAGTTCGCAGAAATTGCCAAAGAACGTATCAAGCAGCTGACTGCAAAGAAATTTGAATCTTCGACGCCTTCTGCTGCACAGCCTACCAAAAAGGCATCAGCTGACGACGAAGCGATGTTCATGACTGAAATGGAAGCGCTTGAAATTCAGGCAAGGCTGACCTCGATCGGTTATGACACGGGTTCCATTGATGGTGTTTTGGGGCGCCATACACGTCGTGCCATCTTTACCTGGCAACGTGACAATCAACTGCCAATGAGCGGATTTATCAGCTTTGAGCAGATGGAATCTCTCAGCAGCCAGTCTGAAGCGCACTATACCGAGTGGCTGAGCGAACATGGCCATGAAAATAGCCGCTTGAGACTTCTTGTCGAGAAGCAGAATGCTCAGCGCAGCAACTGA
- a CDS encoding peptidoglycan-binding domain-containing protein — MTSTIVKTAILLSTLVPVSLVATYAFSASNTIEVATAEQARLQWEGEGSTAQQGETEDDLTQWEKDFSHWQRVQEHDNIQEYKYYLRAFPNGEFADIARSRIDILMAEQRADDHSRLVRVQRASEVDEDAFITPSEAIEIEARLAAIGYDIGRVDGEFKQNTRDAIKDWQETNGLPNNGFLNWTQYNLLCRNTEEQFIQWRNDNPSVKIMEAQSTN; from the coding sequence ATGACCAGCACCATAGTAAAGACCGCAATTTTGCTTAGTACCCTAGTTCCTGTTTCATTGGTAGCCACTTATGCATTTTCCGCATCCAACACGATAGAAGTCGCAACCGCCGAACAGGCGAGATTGCAGTGGGAAGGCGAGGGAAGCACGGCGCAGCAAGGCGAAACTGAAGATGATTTGACCCAATGGGAAAAGGATTTCTCTCATTGGCAGCGTGTTCAGGAACATGATAACATTCAAGAATATAAATATTATCTCAGGGCCTTCCCGAATGGTGAGTTCGCCGATATTGCGAGATCGCGCATTGATATCCTGATGGCAGAGCAGAGGGCCGATGATCATTCGCGACTTGTGCGAGTACAGCGCGCAAGCGAAGTGGATGAAGATGCTTTCATCACACCCAGTGAGGCTATCGAGATCGAAGCCAGGCTCGCCGCCATTGGTTATGATATTGGGCGGGTCGACGGAGAGTTCAAGCAGAACACTCGGGATGCAATCAAAGACTGGCAAGAAACCAACGGACTTCCTAATAATGGTTTCTTAAACTGGACACAGTATAATTTGCTATGCAGAAATACTGAAGAACAGTTTATTCAATGGAGGAATGACAATCCTTCAGTGAAGATCATGGAAGCCCAATCAACGAACTAA